In a genomic window of Zingiber officinale cultivar Zhangliang chromosome 9B, Zo_v1.1, whole genome shotgun sequence:
- the LOC122022783 gene encoding UPF0047 protein YjbQ-like, translating into MWWSANSVILIFEAFQKKRLLDLKKQFHAIPRLRSQKGPRTLVVAAAGISSAVSEAMAAKWAQKTVVVPAQRRGCHLITPKIVEEIQQDLSGFKCGLAHLFLQHTSASLTINENYDSDVQSDTETFLNRIVPEGRSAPWKHTLEGE; encoded by the exons atgtggtggtcAGCCAAttcagtgatcttaatatttg aagcctttcagaagaagagattgctggacttaaagaagcaattccatgcgatccCCCGTTTGAGATCCCAGAAGGGCCCTCGTACACTTGTCGTGGCCGCCGCCGGCATTTCTAGTGCTGTCTCTGAGGCCATGGCCGCCAAGTGGGCACAGAAGACCGTCGTCGTCCCTGCTCAGAGGCGCGGATGCCATCTCATCACCCCCAAG ATTGTTGAAGAGATACAACAAGATTTGTCGGGCTTCAAATGCGGCCTTGCTCATCTTTTCC TGCAACATACAAGTGCTTCTCTCACCATAAATGAGAATTATGACTCTGATGTTCAGAGCGACACTGAAACATTTCTGAATCGGATTGTGCCAGAG GGTCGATCTGCACCGTGGAAGCACACATTGGAAGGTGAGTAA
- the LOC122024572 gene encoding basic blue protein-like, translating to MAQGSGSASGATAALGLALLLCLLLAHAADAATYTVGDSGGWTFNMASWTRGKRFRAGDVLVFRYSPSVHNVVAVSAAGYNGCSVPRGSRTYTSGNDRITLARGSNYFICSIAGHCQAGMKIAVVAA from the exons ATGGCTCAGGGAAGTGGCAGTGCCAGCGGAGCTACCGCCGCCCTCGGGCTGGCCTTACTACTCTGCCTCCTCCTTGCTCACGCTGCCGACGCAGCTACCTACACCGTCGGCGACAGCGGCGGCTGGACCTTCAACATGGCCAGCTGGACCCGCGGGAAGCGATTCCGCGCTGGCGACGTCCTCG TGTTCAGGTACAGCCCCTCGGTGCACAACGTGGTGGCGGTGAGTGCGGCCGGCTACAACGGCTGCTCGGTGCCGCGCGGCTCCCGGACTTACACCTCCGGCAACGACCGTATCACCCTCGCCAGAGGCAGCAACTACTTCATCTGCAGCATCGCCGGCCACTGCCAGGCCGGCATGAAGATAGCCGTCGTCGCTGCCTGA